From a single Miscanthus floridulus cultivar M001 chromosome 8, ASM1932011v1, whole genome shotgun sequence genomic region:
- the LOC136478141 gene encoding 7-deoxyloganetin glucosyltransferase-like, giving the protein MGSNARPHAVLIPYPAQGHVTPLLQLAKVLHSRGFFVTYVNTEYNHRRLLRSRGADALDGLDDFRFETILDGLPPSGNDDDVTQDIPTLCESLLRNGAAPFRDLLTRLNGMPGRPPVTCVVLDNFMSFAQRVANEMGILAVVFCTMSACGFMGYLHYKELMDRGYVPLKDESYLTNGYLDTVLDWVPGMPGIRLRDMPSFIRTTDPDDFMVHFDSNEAQNAHRSQGMIINTFDALEQDVVDALRRIFPRVYTIGPLLTFAGTMARPDAAAICGSLWKEDLSCLQWLDARGGDGSVVYVNFGSITVMTPAQLAEFAWGLARCGRPFLWVIRPDLVTGDKAVLPEEFYAETRDRGLFLSWCPQEQVLSHPCTGLFLTHSGWNSTLESIRAGVPMICWPFFAEQMTNCRYACTNWEIGLEIDNNVTRAEVARLIKEAMDGDKGKDMKAKATMWKEKAVAATDGGGTSSVNIDRLVEFLLEGNVPAAAS; this is encoded by the exons ATGGGCTCCAACGCGCGCCCCCACGCGGTGCTCATCCCGTACCCCGCGCAGGGCCACGTCACGCCGCTGCTGCAGCTCGCCAAGGTGCTGCACTCGAGGGGCTTCTTCGTCACCTACGTCAACACCGAGTACAACCACCGCCGCCTGCTCCGGTCCCgtggcgcggacgcgctggatgGCCTCGACGACTTCCGGTTCGAGACCATCCTGGACGGCCTGCCTCCGTCCGGCAACGACGACGACGTCACGCAGGACATCCCCACGCTCTGCGAGTCGCTTCTCCGGAACGGCGCCGCGCCGTTTAGGGACCTCCTGACGAGGCTCAACGGCATGCCCGGCCGGCCGCCGGTCACCTGCGTCGTACTGGACAACTTCATGAGCTTCGCGCAGAGGGTGGCCAACGAGATGGGCATCCTCGCCGTCGTGTTCTGCACCATGAGCGCGTGTGGCTTCATGGGGTACCTCCACTACAAGGAGCTCATGGACAGAGGCTACGTGCCACTCAAAG ATGAGAGCTACCTGACCAACGGGTACCTGGACACGGTGCTCGACTGGGTGCCCGGGATGCCGGGCATCCGTCTGCGAGACATGCCCAGCTTCATCCGCACGACGGACCCGGACGACTTCATGGTGCACTTCGACAGCAACGAGGCCCAGAACGCGCACCGCTCGCAGGGGATGATCATCAACACGTTCGACGCGCTGGAGCAGGACGTCGTCGACGCGCTGCGCCGCATCTTCCCTCGCGTGTACACCATCGGCCCGCTCCTCACGTTCGCCGGCACCATGGCCCGTCCCGACGCGGCTGCGATCTGCGGCAGCCTCTGGAAGGAGGACCTGAGCTGCCTCCAGTGGCTGGACGCCCGGGGAGGGGACGGCTCGGTCGTGTACGTCAACTTCGGCAGCATCACGGTCATGACGCCGGCTCAGCTCGCCGAGTTCGCGTGGGGCCTGGCGCGCTGCGGCAGGCCGTTCCTGTGGGTCATCAGGCCGGACCTCGTCACCGGCGACAAGGCTGTGCTGCCGGAGGAGTTCTACGCTGAGACGAGAGATAGAGGGCTCTTCCTCAGCTGGTGCCCGCAGGAACAGGTCCTGTCGCATCCGTGCACCGGGCTGTTCCTGACGCACTCTGGGTGGAACTCGACGCTGGAGAGCATACGCGCCGGCGTGCCGATGATCTGCTGGCCGTTCTTCGCCGAGCAGATGACCAACTGCCGATATGCCTGCACCAACTGGGAAATTGGACTGGAGATTGACAACAATGTCACGAGGGCGGAGGTGGCACGGCTCATAAAAGAAGCCATGGACGGTGACAAAGGCAAAGACATGAAGGCCAAAGCAACaatgtggaaggagaaggccgTGGCGGCAACAGATGGCGGCGGGACCTCGAGCGTCAACATTGATCGTTTGGTCGAATTCCTGCTTGAAGGAAATGTTCCTGCAGCTGCAAGCTAA
- the LOC136470626 gene encoding uncharacterized protein produces the protein MPAGTGHGRDYQPLCPNAVSTITAIPAGTGYGGDYRPLCPNAVSTISAHRLGQGRGGGGAGRGPNVPDQPPQGSLYRMPSQMTPPQAATVFYNSQYGYWYPPDYPYQQALYNSQVLQHYYPQMYGPASPSGPPYQYMGYLPGGPSPRTGFSPMQQPMRPPFFQQPTAQMDGFFPPGPSLPPNFRLQLPPHAVSRESDDASGSQSAQPTSSTPATITNNQEDSRPVVSDSDPNTPN, from the exons atgccGGCCGGGACAGGACACGGCagggattaccagccactgtgtccaaacgctGTATCCACGATTaccgccataccggctgggacagggtacggcggggattaccgaccactgtgtCCTAATGCTgtatccacgatcagcgcccaccggctgggacagg gtagaggaggaggaggtgccggccGCGGGCCGAACGTGCCGGATCAGCCGCCGCAGGGGTCGCTCTACAGGATGCCGTCGCAGATGACCCCGCCTCAGGCCGCCACGGTGTTCTACAATTCCCAGTACGG GTACTGGTACCCACCTGATTATCCATACCAACAG GCATTGTACAATTCTCAAGTGCTACAACATTACTACCCTCAGATGTATGGTCCAGCCTCTCCTTCAGGACCACCCTACCAATACATGGGGTATTTGCCTGGTGGCCCAAGTCCAAGGACTGGATTCTCGCCGATGCAGCAACCCATGCGACCACCGTTCTTTCAGCAGCCAACGGCACAGATGGATGGTTTTTTCCCACCAGGGCCGTCGCTTCCGCCTAATTTCAGACTCCAGCTGCCCCCTCATGCAGTCTCAAGGGAATCTGATGATGCATCTG GCTCTCAGTCAGCTCAGCCAACTTCTTCAACTCCAGCTACCATCACAAACAACCAGGAAGATTCGAGGCCTGTAGTGTCAGATTCAGATCCAAACACACCAAATTGA